The Chitinophagales bacterium genomic sequence ATGTAGACCCATACAAGCCGAACCCAAGGATGAATGAAAGTATTGTTCCTATTCTCAGGTTACCGTTCTTCAATACCCTTAGTTCCACTATCGGGTTACGATAAGTAAGTTCCCTCCAGATAAAAAAGAACATACCTAATGCAGCAACAATAGCCAGTATAGTTATATAGGGGTCATTGAACCAATCTTCTTCCTGACCACGCTCCAGTACATACTGCAACGACCCGATAGCAAGTGCAAGTAAGGCGATACCCCCCCAGTCAATATCTTTCCTCGATGTCTTTTCATCATATTTCGGACTCCTTACAAACTGCAATGTCAGGATCGTAGCGATAATACCTATCGGTAGGTTGATATAGAATATATATGGCCATGAGTAGTTATCTACTATAAAACCACCTAATGTTGGACCAAGGGTAGGGCCTATGATAACACCCAAACCATATATAGCCTGCGCCATACCTCTCTTTTCAGGAGGATAACTTTCTGTAATGATCGTTTGAGAAGTTACCAGCAATGCACCTCCACCAAGGCCTTGTATGAACCTGAATGCAACCAGCTCCCATATATTCGTAGCATTACCACATAAGAATGAAGCTACTGTGAATATGATAATAGATGCAGCGAAATAGTTGCGCCTGCCAAACTGCTGAGACAACCAACTGGTCATAGGTACTATTATCACATTGGCTATCGCATAAGCTGTAATTACCCAGCCTACTTCCGTAAGAGTGGCACCAAGATTGCCGCGCATTTCATTTAGCGCAACGTTCACGATCGTCGTGTCAACTATTTCAAGTAATGCGCAGAAAATGGCTGTTATGGTAATGATAATACGTCTTGAGCCATATTCTACCAGGTCCTCATGTTGAGTCATATCTTACTCCTTCTTATTAAAAAAATTAGTCTACTGTTACTTCTACCTGTACGTTCATTCCTGCACGCAGCATACTCAGCATTTTATCCTTCAGGTCTGTGAATTCTATTTTCACTGGTACCCTCTGTACTACTTTAATGAAATTGCCTGATGCATTGTCTGCAGGTAATAATGAGAAACGCGCACCTGTTGCCGGAGCGAATGAGCTGATAGTTCCTTTGAAATCATGGCCAGGATATGCATCTACATGCACATGAACTTCCTGTCCCTGTTTCATTTTCTCAAGCTGTGTCTCTTTAAAATTGGCAACTACCCACACTGCGTCTTCTGCTACTATGCTGAACAGGGTTTGTCCCGCCTGTACCAACTGGCCTTCATTCACAGGTACTTTAGAGATATTACCATCTTCAGAAGCTGTTATTACTGCATAAGACAGGTTCAGCTCTGCATTAGCTACATCAGCCTCACGTTGCTTTACATTAGCAAGTGCTACATTCACCTGCTGAGAAGTTGCATTGCTTTGAGAAGCGGCTGCACTGGTTTGTTTCTGTGCAGCTGATTTCTGTTCAACCAATACCTGTAACTGGTGTTCTGCAGTTTCTTTTTGTGCCTGTGCCTGCTCATATTGCTGTTGAGTAATAGAGTGGTCTTTTACCAGGTTCTCATACCTTTTAAAATCCTGTGTGGCACGCCACACATTCACCTTCGCGGTCTCTATCTGTGCGTCAATGGTTGAAACATTGGCCTGCGATGAAGCTACCTGTGCTTTGGACGCACCTGTAGTAGCTTCTGCCATAGCCAGGTTGCTTTTTGCAGACTCCAGCGCAGCCTGTGCCTGTGCCAGTTGTATCTGCAGGTCCCTGTCATCCAGTATAATAAGTGTATCTCCTTTCTTCACATCCTGGTTGTCAGATACTCTTACCTCTTTGATATAACCTGAAACGCGTGGTATCACCGGGCTGATATCAGCCTCCACCTGTGCATCATCCGTATCTTCATGATGCATGGAGTGTATGATCTTTTTTCCTCCGAAAATGACACCTGCAGCTAACACAACTGCCAGTATGATCATGAACTTCTTGTTGGTCTTCTTTTTACCTTCCTGTTGTGTGGTATTTACTTCAGACATGATTATTTATATTTCTCGTGGTTATTTATTTTGTTATGGTTGCCTGTTCTAATGTACCTGTCACTTGTTTCAGCTTGTTATAAGCTACAAATGCGTCAGCTTTGGCAAATGCATGGTTCAATTTTGCTTGTAATAAAGCTACATCTGCGTCCAATAGCTCAGTAGTAGTAGCCAGGCTGTTGTCATATTTATTCTTCACTATCTTGTAGTTCTCTGTAGCCTGCTCCTGTGCTTTTTTGTAAACATCTATTTTCTTGATTGATGACAAGTATTGCTGATAGCTCTGTGCTGATTCAAGCCTTGCAGCATCACTCAGTATATCCTGCGTTATCCTTGTCTGCTCAAGTCTGGATTTGGCCTGTGCTACTTTAGAACCTGTCTTCCATAATGAAGATGGACTATACTTTATCCCGATACCTCCGTTAATAATATTAGAAGCCGTCAATATTTTAGGAACATTCAATGCTATATATCCACCTGTCAGAGCCAGGGAAGGGTAGTACTCACCCTTTGCTGCCCTTACACCTGCAAGAGCAGCATTCTTCCTCATTTCCATAGCTTTCAGATCGGCCCTGTTATTGAGTGCCGCATTTTCCCAAAAGCTGAAATCGTTGTTGTCGGAATAATTAGTAAATCCTGTTATCTCCGGTTCCAGCTCAGTATACTCATCCAGCCCAAGCATCAGATTCATATTGATGTAGGTGATCTTCCAGTTATTCTCAGCATCCAGCTTGGCCAGTTCTATATTCGATTGTTGCAGCTGTGCTTTCAACAGGTCGTTCCTGGCTAGCAACCCGTTACGCTCCATATTCTCAAGATCCGCTACTCGTTGCTGTGATTGTCTCAGGTTCTCATTTACGATCTCCAGTGCTGCTTTAGCTTTGTACAGGTTGCAATATGCTGCAATGGTATTAGCTATTACTTCATCCTTATCATGTTCAGCATCAAGTTCTGCGGCTTTTTTCAGGTACTTGGCAGACTGTATGCCATTATTGATCCTGAACCCTGAAAATATAGGCAGTGATGCAGAAGCCATGCCATACATAGCTTCATTCACCGTAGGGAAAGAACTTCCGCTACTACCTCCGGATGATTCCCCGGAACCTTGCTGGCTGCTACTGCTGTTTAAAGGGATTTTAAGGTTGAAGTTAGGTTGAGTGACCCTCATATAAGCCCCTGATGCACTAACATCAGGCAGTCTTCTTTGTCTGGATTCACTTAAAGCTGCTCCGGCCTCAACAGTTTTGGCTTCAGCCAGTTTCAGTTGCTTGCTATGTTGCAAACTTAGGCTGATAGCCTCTTCAAGACTTATTTTTTTGGCTACCTGTGCTGATATATGCGTTATGCTGACAATCATCAGCAACAGTACGATCAGTCCTTTTCTTGTGTTAGTCTTCATTTGTCAATATTGCTTTGAATACTTTCTTTAAATGTGTACTGAGTTTCTTTCTTATATGTGTTGCAAATTCTTCGTCAGACATGTGCTGCAGGTTATTCGATTCTTTATAATAACCTGATGTTGTAAGCATTTGATTACAGGTGCCAAACAGGGTAGTCATCAGTAGCGGAATGTCTACTCCTTTCCTGAAAACGCCCTTCTTCTGGCCTTCGTAAATAATACTTGCAACAAGGTTTTTGTTGCGTTGTTTGGTTTCTTTTATCAGTTGAGATATCTCATTCTCGCGGGTACCTATCTGCTCTCTGACCATGATCTTATGAAAATTGGTCTGGCGCATTATACGATCAATATAACCGTCAATAAGCTTGTAAACTTTTGCTAATGAATCCAGTTTAGCATCATTCAGGATACCTTCTATCTGAATTTTTACATCATTCGCCCTGCGTATGAAAAGAGCTTCAAGCATCTTCTCTTTAGAACCGAAGTAGTAAGATATCATTGCGATATTTACCCCTGCTTCTTTGGCTATATCTCTTACCGAAGTACCATTAAAACCATTCTGTGCGAACAGCTCTTCTGCTACATCCAGTATATGGTGTTGTTTTTCAGTAAACTCCATAATATTCAGAATTACGTTGCAAAACTAAACACTTGTTTAAAATCAAACAAACGTTTAATTAACATTTTGTCGATAAGGGCATAAATTTTGACTATCAATAAGTAATTATAATAGGATAATTAACTGATCTTGCTCCAGTTATTGGTAGGCTTGGCTTGTTGTAGTAATACATTTACTATGCCCTGATTCTGTGGGTGCGTAAGCTTAGGATCAACACCTAATAACGCCTGTGCGGCTTTCCTTGTTTCTTCCAGAATAGCTGTGTCGGTCATCAGGTCGGCCAGCTTAAAACGGAAAGTACCGCTTTGCTTGGTACCATACAGGTCACCGGGGCCTCGCATAGCCAGGTCTTTTTCCGCTATGATAAATCCGTTGGCGGTAGAGGTCATGATATCCATCCGCTCCCTGCTTTCTTTTGACAGCTTATTGCCTGTAAGCAGGATACAATAGGATTGCTCAGCTCCGCGACCCACACGCCCCCTGAGCTGGTGCATCTGCGACAGGCCGAAACGTTCGGCGCTTTCTATAAGCATAACACTGGCATTTGGTACGTCTACACCTACTTCAATAACAGTAGTGGCTACCAATACCTGTGCGTCACCGGAGGCAAAGCGAGCCATATTTCTGTCTTTCAGTTCCTGCTCCTGTTTACCGTGCACCATGGCAATGCGGTACTTATTTTCCGGAAAAAATACTTTCACTTGTTCGTAACCTGCCATCAGGCTTTCGTAATCCATCTTTTCCGATTCTTCGATGAGCGGATAAACTATGTATGCCTGCCTGCCTTTATCTACTTCGCTGCGGATGAAATCCATTACATGTGCCCTACGCATCTCGTTACGATGAACAGTCTTTATCTCCTGCCTGCCGGGTGGCAGTTCGTCAATAACAGATACATCAAGGTCGCCATACAAGGTCATGGCCAGTGTACGGGGAATAGGTGTAGCCGTCATTACCAGTATATGCGGCGCCGTTTCGTTCTTACTCCACAGCCGGGCCCTTTGGCCTACGCCAAAACGATGCTGTTCGTCTATCACCGCCAATCCCAGGTTGCTGAACTGAACGGTATCTTCTATCAGGGCATGAGTACCTACAGCTATCTGTATCTCACCTTCAGCTAATCCTTTCAAAATAGCTTTTCGCTCTTTACCTTTTACGCTACCTGTAAGCAATGCCACTTTGATACCCATAGGTTCTACCAGCTTACAGATACTTTTATAATGTTGCTGAGATAGTATCTCTGTAGGTGCCATCATACATGCCTGGTGCCCGTTGTCCATAGCCAGCAGCATAGACATAACGGCAACAATCGTTTTACCGCTACCTACGTCTCCCTGCACCAGTCGGTTCATTTGTTTGCCAGTGGCTGTATCGTAACGAATCTCTTTCAGTACTCTTTTTTGTGCACCTGTAAGTTCAAATGGGAGGTACTCATTATAAAATGTATTGAAATAATGTCCTACGGTCTCAAACTTCCATCCGGGCTGTATTTGATGCTGCACCCGCAGTTGCCCCACCTTTAGTTGCGAAGCAAACAGCTCCTCCCACTTCAGGCGAAACCTAGCCATCAGCATATGCTCTTCCGTATCCGGATAGTGTATCCACTTGATAGCATGATATCTGTCGCAGAGTTTATATTGTCTTATAATGTCGGCAGGCAATATCTCCGGTACATCTCCCGGTGTTATTCTGCTCACCAGTTCTTTGGTGATCTTGGCTAATACCCGATTATTAACTCCTCGGCCTTTAAGCTTCTCCGTAAGCGGGTACACGGGTGTCATACCTGCCTTTGCTGTTTCTGCGTTCAGTGGGTCTATGTCCGGGTGGGCTATGTTCGGCGTACCATTAAAAAAAGACACTTTCCCGAATACAAGGTAGTGTTGATTCTCTTTCAGGGTCTTCTTCATCCATTGTGCCCCCTGGAACCATATCAGTTCTATCTGTCCTGTATCATCGTAAAATGTAGCAGTAAGTCTTCTTGCCCTGCCTGTCCCTTCTTCGTATATATTGATAAGGATACCTATCAATTGCACATATTCCCCTTCGGTACGTATCTGGTTTACTTTGTTGAGCTTGGTACGGTCATTATAACGAAAAGGGTAGTGGTGCAACAGATCACCGGCATATTGTATATCCAGTTCTTTGCGCAACATCTCGCCGCGTTGCGGGCCAACTCCTTTCTGGTATTCAATGGGGGTATCTAATATGGACTGATGGATACTGATAATAATGCCTTTATAATGATGTAAATATAAGAAAGCTGCTGCGCTTTATACATTCATCATTTAGCATTGTCTATCGCGGCAACTACTTTCAGGTTCGATGCTTTTGCGGCGCGCATTACAGCCATCACATTATCCCAGTCAGCCTTTTTATCGCCATTAATAACCACGGTAGGCTCAGCATCATTGGCTTTTGCTGCCATTCGTGCTATTACAGGTTCTAACGAATCTATCGGGGTTAATGTAGTGCCTACGTAAAAACGCTGTAACGAATCAACGGTAACTACAACGGTTTGTTTCGCTTTGGTATCGGTCGAGGCTTTGGGTGTAAGCACCTTAACCACATTGGGGTTAGCCAATGTAGATATGATCAGGAAGAAGAACAGCAATATGAACAGTATATCGTTCAGTGCCGATGTATGTACTTCCGTTTTGTCCCTTAATCCTTTCCTCAGGTTCATATACTCAGTTTAGCGTGTGGGTTCGTGAAGTATATCCAGGAATTCAACCGCGGCTGCTTCCATCTTATTTACTGTCTTGTTGATCTGTGCGTTCAGGTAGTTGTACGCCACATATGACAGCAGGCCAATGATAAGACCAACTGCTGATGTTACCATCTTAGTATAGATACCACCCGCTATATGTTCTATCGAAAATCCGTTGTGCTGTATATTAAAGAACAGGATGATCATACCGGCAATAGTACCCAGGAAACCAAACATCGGCGCGATTCCGGCAATTGTTGATAACATAGACAAGTTCTTCTCCAGGTTATATACCTGCAACTTCCCGGTGTTCTCCATAGACTTTTCTATATGGTCAACCGGTTTGCCAATACGGCTCAGACCTTTATCAATAATTCTTGCCATAGGGCCTTGTGTAGTTTTCGCCAGGTTTTTGGCAGCTACCAGGTTCCCGTCTGTTACATGTTCTTTTATGCGCGCCATGAAGGTAGGGTCAATATTACCTGCCTTGCGTATCACCCTCAAACGTTCAATGAACACATATACCATTAATACCGAACAAAGCAACAGGGGTATCATCAGGACACCTCCTTCACGTAGCAGGTATATCAATGATAATTCTTCAGCTCCGGCATTTTCCATACCGGCTATTACCTGGGTAGCTGTATCAACTTGCAATAAAATAAATGACAATATGGACATGAGTTAGTATTGAATGGAACAAATGTAATAATTCAGTTATTATGATACTTGTTAAAAAAAATACCGGGACATATGCCCCGGTACAATTATATATGGTCAGTATCTTTATTAACCGATAGATACTACCTCCAGGTCAAATATCAGATCCTTACCGGCCAGTGGGTGGTTGGCGTCTAATATTACAACCTCGTCTTTGATCTCTGTAATAACAACAGGGAAGTTGTTGCCCTGGTTGTCACTCATATTCAGCTGCATACCAACTTCAGGCGTCATTTCAGCAGGAAACTGGTCTTTAGGGTATTCTACCACCATATCTTCCCTGCGGGCACCATAAGCCTCATCTACAGGTATTTCTACTGTCTTTTTCTCACCGGTTGTCATATCTATCAGGGCGTCATCAAAACCCTTAATTACTTGTCCAACACCAACTGTAAATTCCAGTGGCTCACGGCCTTCAGAAGAGTCAAATGTTTCACCGGTTGTTAATTTTCCATGGTAATGCACTTTAACCTTGTCGCCGCTTTTGATCTGTTGCATGATAATTGTTTTAATTAAAAAAATGCGATTATTCTGCAAGGTACATTATAATCTGCGAATATCTGTTTCCATGCTTATCTTTAACCAAATTTTCGGGCTTATGAATGGTGGAAAGTTATTAATGATCGTAATGATGCCTGTGTTTTTCGTACTGAATACTTACGCACAGCGCAACGAGGGTCAGCAGCCTGTTATTACAGGTGCTGAACAAATGGATATGTATCTGCCTCAGCTGGAGGGCAAAAGGGTAGCACTGCTCATCAACCAGACCTCTGTAGTAGGGTCAGGCAAAACATTGTTACCGGACACTTTATTGAAAAGAGGTATCAATATTGTTAAAATTCTTGCACCGGAACATGGCTTCAGGGGAAAGGCAGAAGCAGGTGAAAAAGTAGACGATAGCAAAGACGAAAAAACAGGTCTGCCTATTATTTCTTTATATGGTAAAAATAAAAAACCAACACAGGAGCAATTACAGGATGTAGACATAGTAGTTTATGACATACAGGACGTAGGCGCTCGTTTCTATACGTATATATCAACCATGCAATATGCCATGGAAGCATGCGCAGCTTATGGCAAACAGTTTATGATACTGGATCGTCCTAACCCCAACGGTTTTTTTGTAGCAGGGCCGGTATTGGATAAATCACTTAAGTCATTTGTAGGTATGCAGCCCATACCTGTAGTATATGGCATGACACCCGGTGAATACGCAAAGATGCTGGTAGGCGAGAAATGGTTTGATGGCGCAGATAAACTGAAGCTTACAGTTATCTCTTGTAAGAACTACGACCATACTACCAGGTATAAACTCCCGGTAAATCCCTCTCCTAATCTGAGAAGCATGGCAGCCGTATATTGTTATCCCTCACTTTGCCTGTTCGAAGGTACAGATGTAAGTGTAGGCCGCGGCACCAAAACACCGTTCCAGCAATTCGGACATCCGGCATTCAAAGGCAAAGCCATGTATGGGTTTATGCCCAATATTGCAGACGAAGGGCCTGACCCTTTATACGCTGCCAAAACCTGTTATGGAATGATGATCGCTTTGACAGACGAAGATGCAGAGAAAGCCATTGCCGGTAAGTTCACTGTCTCTTTTTTGAAAAGGGCTTACGACTGGCATGATAACAAAGATAAATTCTTCAATAGCTTTTTTGAAAACCTGGCAGGAACAAAGGAGTTGAGAAAACAGATACAACAGGGTTGGTCGGTTGAAGACATTGAAAAGTCATGGGATAAGGACCTGGCTGCTTTTAAACAGATTAGAAAGAAGTACCTGTTATATAAGGATTTTTAACAGTTTTTAGTTCGCACACTACGCATACTTTATTGCATGCACATTTTATTTGTACCTCTATACGAATTTTTCAGGCGCAGGAAACCACTGTTCTGGGCGGTGTTCCTTGGCACTTTCGCTATATGGGCTATCCTCGCAAGCAGGATACAATTAAAGGAAGACATCACCTCCATGTTGCCCGATAGTAAAGCTATCCATGCCATGAACGATGTGATAAGCAATACACAGGCGGGTGAGCAGGTAATATTCCTTGCATCATTTACAGATAGCAACTACCACGACCAGGATAGCATGGTTAATGCTGTTAACGATTTTAATTCAGGGTTCAATAAACAGTTCAGTAATTATATTGACACAATAATACTGCAACCCGGCAGCGGCATGGAAGAAGTAATGACAGGATTGGTACAACAAAACCTCCCGTTGTTACTTACCGAAAAAGACTACCAAAAACTGGATAGCCTTACAAATGAAGAACAAATAGCACGTACACTGGCTGCAAACAAACGTATCCTGCTGTCTCCGGCCAGTGTTTTCTATAAAAAACTTGTAGCTGCAGACCCCATAGGCATGTCAGGTATTGTATGGAGCAAATTACGTTCGCTACAGTATGATGATAACTATGAGACTTACGAAGGTTACCTCTTTCATAAACAGAGTGGAAAGCTCACTTTCTTCATGAAGCCTGTTCATAAGGCTAACGAAACAGTTGAAAACGCTAAGTTCTTTGAAGAAGCCGACGGGTATATTGAGAATTGGGAGCAGGCACATCCCGGCATAAATATTTTGTATTTCGGTGGGCCTGCTGTAGCAGCAGGTAACGCCACACAGATGCGTTATGATACTATACTGACCTTGTCCGTAACTATTATCCTGTTGTTGGCACTTACCTTCTATTTTTTCCGACGCAAACGAACACCTCTGTTTTTGTTGATACCGGTTTTGTACGGCGGAGCAATGGGTTTAGGGGTGCTGTGCCTCGTCCAGGGATCTGTATCTGTTATTGCCTTGGGGGCAGGCGCCATTATTATGGGTATAGCTATTGATTTCTCCATACACTTCCTCTCACAAAACAGGAAGAATACAGATGTTAGGGAAACGGTAAAAGAACTGGCACAGCCGCTCACGCTGGGGAGTTTTACTACCATTGCCGCATTCCTTTCGCTGCGACTGGTCAATACACCCATACTGCAGGACCTTGGGTTGTTTGCCGCTGCCAGCCTGTTCGGAGCTGCGTTATGTACACTCATATTTCTGCCGCACCTGCCTATAGGCACTGGCTCAGAACAAGAAGTACCCAAACAGACAATATTTGATAAAGTGGCCGAATGGCGCCCGGAAAATAACAAGCTATTGTTGTTGTTCATTGTATTGTTCACGCCTGTGATGTTGTACTTCAGTACAGGTGTACAGTTCGATAGCAACCTGATGAACCTGAACTATCTTTCACCTAAACTACAGAAAGCTCAGGATGAAGTACGCGAAGCCAATGCTGTAGCACTGAGTTCCGTATTCCTTGTTGCGCAGGATGAGTCAGGCGAAAAAGCTCTTCAAAAACTGGAGCAGCTTCATGATAAGGTAAAAGGCGTACAAGATAAAGGATGGGTGAGGGGAGTGTCCGACCCTACATTATTATTATCATCACGCAAAGAACAACAACGCCGTATCGATCGCTGGAACAACTACTGGAATAACGAGAAGAAAGCAGCTGTATTACGGGCCGTAAACAAGGAAGCTGCCGGCGCCGGATTTGCAACAGGAGCTTTCAACCGTTTTGAGAACACACTAACCAGAGAGTATAGTTTATTTGACAGCGCAACAACCAAACAGCTCAAATCATTGTTCCCCGGTGGCTTTTCAGCAGACACAGTGCATCATTACGCTATTACTGCTCTAAAGGTTCCTGCTGAGTATCGTGAACAGGTATTTAATGAATTATCGGCACAGGACATCGTAACTGTTACTGACAGGCAACAGGGAGCTAACCAGCTTGTGGCTATATTGAACAATGACTTTACGGATATTGCTATATACTCCTCACTCATTGTATTCTTTGCGTTG encodes the following:
- a CDS encoding 1-acyl-sn-glycerol-3-phosphate acyltransferase, which produces MHILFVPLYEFFRRRKPLFWAVFLGTFAIWAILASRIQLKEDITSMLPDSKAIHAMNDVISNTQAGEQVIFLASFTDSNYHDQDSMVNAVNDFNSGFNKQFSNYIDTIILQPGSGMEEVMTGLVQQNLPLLLTEKDYQKLDSLTNEEQIARTLAANKRILLSPASVFYKKLVAADPIGMSGIVWSKLRSLQYDDNYETYEGYLFHKQSGKLTFFMKPVHKANETVENAKFFEEADGYIENWEQAHPGINILYFGGPAVAAGNATQMRYDTILTLSVTIILLLALTFYFFRRKRTPLFLLIPVLYGGAMGLGVLCLVQGSVSVIALGAGAIIMGIAIDFSIHFLSQNRKNTDVRETVKELAQPLTLGSFTTIAAFLSLRLVNTPILQDLGLFAAASLFGAALCTLIFLPHLPIGTGSEQEVPKQTIFDKVAEWRPENNKLLLLFIVLFTPVMLYFSTGVQFDSNLMNLNYLSPKLQKAQDEVREANAVALSSVFLVAQDESGEKALQKLEQLHDKVKGVQDKGWVRGVSDPTLLLSSRKEQQRRIDRWNNYWNNEKKAAVLRAVNKEAAGAGFATGAFNRFENTLTREYSLFDSATTKQLKSLFPGGFSADTVHHYAITALKVPAEYREQVFNELSAQDIVTVTDRQQGANQLVAILNNDFTDIAIYSSLIVFFALLLGYGRFELAIIAFLPMAISWIWILGMMSILGLKFNIVNIIISSLIFGLGDDYTIFTMDGLVERYKTGKLKLASVRSAVYVSALTVTIGLGVLLLAKHPALRSIAFISVTGLVCVLFISQTLQPFLFNWLIQNRANKKYLPFTLRSFFISLFAFTYFFIGSMALTILGILFTRLWPFGRNKGKYLFHYCISKYSKSMLYIMGNAKKKIYNPANEDFKKPAIIIANHSSFLDILIMIMLNPKLVLLTNKWVWRSPVFGAVVRMAEYYPVAEGAEDSIKPLQDLANRGYSIVVFPEGTRSFDDTIHRFHKGAFYLAEQLKLDIIPVVLHGMNYCMQKGDWLLKDGTMSVYIHPRVTQGDTTFGNSYSERAKYMGRWMRSELDKIKEEKETPTYFKEQLIRCYTYKGPVHEWYCRVKTRIEGYYEQFHELVPHEGKFYDLGCGYGFLPYMLHWAEPNRSFIGIDYDDEKIETAQNNFLRDESMNFEQGDLTQVELQACDGIIINDVLHYLLPEQQEILLEKCYKALNPGGQIIVRDGVSELTERIKGTKMTEMFSTRVFSFNKTQNQLHFISRSMIEGFAARHKMQTEVLDKAKMTANLIFVLKKV